A window of Drosophila subobscura isolate 14011-0131.10 chromosome E, UCBerk_Dsub_1.0, whole genome shotgun sequence contains these coding sequences:
- the LOC117891823 gene encoding DNA polymerase zeta catalytic subunit isoform X2 has translation MAAAAPGIDGVYSIRLVIADFYMEKPQFGQDPCYSELRGKEIKRVPIIRIFGANSSGQKTCMHVHGVFPYFYIPYDKKDFESLERGILQIAMHLDKALNISLGQGSSNAQHVFKIQLVKGIPFYGYHRVEHQFLKIYMFNPRFVRRAANLLQSGAILSKNFNPHESHVPYILQFMIDFNLYGMSYLHVPLEVLKFRRSHEEEVIPYPNVKPAQLLDTTSVKKMSCSSLEIDVSSNFILNRFQLVAKGKGSHTNPGIEAIWNDENVRRQKLAQSYAAAADEQKLNAIPVLQLPPTQPRLHVEVAESDVFYRTALESKLLTLEQSTMSDQTLSDQTHLGNATMQTTLPSSKEHRRTYNLQKLMANAVYPEECSQDQQQLLVNASFIQNHVASSSNGSFSGASFAEKDESAYLDETLVDEELVLSLTQPHGAVPHDATLREEDLELLEVLQQLEEQSANESRIDLDSSLAPLSQQHKHFELTPELLDKETAAAAVGPHQASDEDSDSEEETNPGSRHDFSTALDGIDELLLKLTQSQPAEKGQTELEPTPKLPQIDGTDDLQRTPKKLRGKAKATATESPPKTPTTPKRDSQLRSPRTPKSSAAKKYAPLPLTIGSSSTKKNDVAATGKSTNPRLSLQLDQRPKGSQGPELSLRKKLAMTELRRKSVEESSNSFVLLQNDSTPRRSTRRLTRNLDKTHLICSLTPREKTPKLTDLFETALDAEEEQKKPRHSARHQAEKASPLATETSKGRAQKSQRNGSEEVNIVTPAKKSSRKMPKSTRKDIHLEEAQTESVPEATPSGVSNLPASDDEAIESDTERDQLLTKLRKTPNLRRLRRSFRSEVLTKQHEATPTTVSPAPDEGQTTPQLSPRSNESQTPELMKSFYEHSLIINSPSLFSDHMDSPQCSPDFAPAPLKADSFVIAPLELPPTYDEVVRGCHKLDIHEHEFQQPFYSNPGDVSKVTEVGFLVLHIPGNKLNDCDPFQSILGNDKGLAAWRRQQLIAIGGPAMLQRHRGEQRIREYFSSGQTIAIEPAQSAPSRQEAKIWLKARELLRQREEPERGNDVDSPIKVKRQKITMMLQNDEGAADSEEDGDCTLSLTPMSQAKAKATPKSSKGPAQTKLNFRASLDETAEPQQGSSQASDQSSVSSSAAQAELDRTSFLRQLDQPGHHQEGQHELSFGLSHATLDNTFGFKVNLENLQQAKADIECNYLTIMTLEVFVSTRGELQPDPMHDEIRCLFYAIEHSLPHADAAGSLPSKACGYIMVNHAQDLLSEGLIHGLDKDIEVQVVASEAEAMEALLALCARWDADIYAGYEIEMASWGYVIDRAKHLCFNIAPLLSRVPTQKVRDFVDEDREQFTDLDVEMKLCGRILLDVWRLMRSEIALTSYTFENVMYHILHKRCPWHTPKTLTEWFDSPCTRWIVLEYHLERVRGTLALLDQLDLLGRTSEMAKLIGIQFYEVLSRGSQFRVESMMLRIAKPKNVVPLSPSVQQRAHMRAPEYLALILEPQSRFYADPLIVLDFQSLYPSMIIAYNYCFSTCLGRVEHLGSSSPFEFGASQLRVSRQMLQKLLEHDLVTVSPCGVVFVKREVREGILPRMLTEILDTRLMVKQSMKLHKENSALQRILHSRQLGLKLMANVTYGYTAANFSGRMPAVEVGDSVVAKGRETLERAIKLVEANEEWKVRVVYGDTDSMFVLVPGRDRAEAFRIGEEIAQAVTEMSPQPVKLKLEKVYQPCLLQTKKRYVGYMYETADQVQPVYEAKGIETVRRDGCPAVAKMLEKVLRLLFETADVSQVKQYVCRQFTKLLSGRANLQDLIFAKEFRGLNGYKPTACVPALQLTRKWMQKDPRRIPRRGERVPFIIINGPPGVQLIRLVRSPHDILANEGHKINAIYYITKAIIPPLNRCLLLVGADVNDWFTSLPRKLLMMPALATANELASGRGAKSTISQYFSTTSCVIDCGRQTKAGICTECLRNATKCVVMLADKVARLERGHQLTQQICQSCCGRAGSLQCDSLDCPVRYVLEVKRRDLQQIGHIRRLLEENF, from the exons atggcagcagcagcacccggAATCGACGGCGTGTACTCCATTCGCTTGGTCATAGCTGACTTTTACATGGAGAAGCCGCAATTCGGCCAGGATCCCTGCTACTCGGAGTTGCGCGGGAAGGAAATTAAGCGA GTGCCGATCATTCGCATATTCGGGGCCAATTCCAGTGGACAGAAGACCTGCATGCATGTGCACGGCGTGTTTCCCTATTTCTACATACCGTACGATAAGAAGGACTTTGAATCCTTGGAGCGGGGCATCTTACAGATTGCCATGCACCTGGACAAGGCACTCAATATATCGCTGGGTCAGGGCAGCTCCAATGCCCAGCATGTGTTCAAAATCCAGTTGGTCAAGGGCAT CCCCTTCTATGGCTACCATCGTGTGGAGCATCAGTTTCTCAAAATATACATGTTCAATCCACGCTTCGTGCGACGCGCCGCCAACCTTCTCCAGAGCGGGGCCATACTCAGCAAGAACTTCAATCCGCACGAGTCCCATGTTCCCTACATACTGCAGTTCATGATCGATTTCAATCTGTATGGCATGAGCTACCTGCATGTACCACTGGAGGTGCTCAAGTTCCGCCGCAGCCATGAGGAAGAAG TGATTCCCTATCCGAATGTAAAGCCCGCACAGCTGCTGGACACTACCAGCGTTAAGAAGATGTCCTGCAGCTCCCTGGAAATAGACGTCAGTTCGAACTTCATCCTGAATCGCTTCCAACTAGTCGCCAAGGGCAAGGGCAGTCACACAAATCCCGGCATTGAGGCCATCTGGAATGACGAGAACGTGAGGCGCCAAAAGCTGGCCCAGAGCtacgctgcagcagccgatGAGCAGAAACTGAATGCG ATTCCAGTCCTGCAACTGCCGCCCACGCAGCCACGACTGCATGTGGAAGTCGCCGAGAGTGATGTGTTCTACCGCACGGCTCTCGAGAGCAAACTGCTTACCCTGGAGCAGTCGACGATGTCCGACCAAACACTGTCGGATCAGACGCATCTCGGCAATGCCACCATGCAGACCACTTTGCCCAGCAGCAAGGAGCATCGACGCACATACAACCTGCAAAAACTGATGGCCAATGCCGTTTATCCAGAGGAATGCTCccaggatcagcagcagctgctggtcaATGCCTCGTTTATCCAAAATCACgtagcgagcagcagcaatggcagcttCTCTGGCGCTTCCTTTGCAGAAAAGGACGAGTCTGCCTACTTGGATGAAACGCTGGTGGACGAGGAGCTAGTCTTGAGCCTTACCCAGCCCCACGGAGCTGTGCCACACGATGCTACCT TAAGGGAAGAAGACCTGGAACTGCTGGAggtcctgcagcagctggaggagcagagtGCCAATGAGTCGCGCATCGATTTGGACAGCTCGTTGGCGCCCCTGTCGCAGCAACACAAGCACT TTGAACTAACTCCAGAGCTGCTGGACAAGgagacggcagcagcggctgtcGGTCCGCATCAGGCGTCCGATGAAGACTCTGATTCTGAGGAGGAAACAAACCCTGGGAGCAGGCATGACTTCTCCACCGCCCTGGATGGTATCGATGAGCTGTTGCTTAAGCTAACACAAAGCCAACCTGCTGAGAAAGGGCAGACGGAGCTAGAACCCACACCGAAGCTGCCGCAGATCGATGGCACGGATGATCTCCAGCGCACACCGAAAAAGTTGAGAGGCAAGGCAAAGGCGACGGCGACCGAGAGTCCGCCCAAGACACCCACCACACCCAAAAGGGACAGCCAGTTGAGGTCTCCACGCACACCCAAGTCCAGTGCGGCCAAGAAATATGCTCCACTGCCTCTCACcatcggcagcagctccacgaaGA AAAAtgatgtggcagccacagggAAATCCACGAATCCCAGACTTAGTCTGCAGCTCGATCAACGACCCAAGGGTAGCCAAGG GCCCGAGCTGTCGCTGCGCAAGAAGCTGGCCATGACGGAGCTGCGCCGCAAAAGTGTCGAGGAGTCGTCAAACAGCTTCGTCCTGTTGCAGAATGA CTCCACTCCACGGCGCAGTACCAGGAGACTTACCCGCAATCTGGACAAGACTCATCTCATCTGCTCCCTGACGCCGCGAGAGAAAACTCCCAAACTCACGGACCTGTTCGAAACAGCTTTGGATGCTgaggaagagcagaaaaagcCACGTCACAGTGCGCGTCATCAGGCTGAGAAAGCGAGTCCTTTGGCAACGGAGACCAGTAAAGGCAGAGCCCAAAAGTCACAGAGAAATGGCTCGGAAGAGGTGAACATAGTTACGCCAGCTAAGAAAAGCAGCCGAAAAATGCCTAAAAGTACTCGAAAGGATATTCATTTAGAAGAAGCCCAAACAGAGTCTGTTCCGGAAGCCACTCCCAGCGGGGTGAGCAATCTGCCAGCTAGCGATGATGAGGCGATCGAGTCCGATACTGAACGCGATCAATTGCTAACCAAACTGCGTAAGACTCCGAATCTGAGACGCTTGCGAAGGAGTTTCCGCTCGGAGGTGTTGACCAAACAGCACGAGGCGACGCCAACCACAGTCAGTCCTGCTCCAGACGAGGGACAGACCACGCCACAGCTGAGTCCCAGGAGCAACGAGAGCCAGACACCCGAGCTAATGAAGAGCTTCTATGAGCACTCACTGATCATCAATAGTCCGTCGTTATTTAGTGATCACATGGACAGTCCCCAGTGCTCTCCTGATTTTGCACCTGCCCCTCTGAAGGCTGATTCGTTTGTCATTGCACCCTTGGAGCTGCCACCGACCTACGATGAGGTGGTTCGCGGCTGCCATAAGCTGGACATACACGAACACGAATTCCAGCAGCCCTTCTACAGCAATCCGGGCGATGTGAGCAAGGTAACCGAGGTGGGATTCCTGGTCCTGCATATTCCCGGCAACAAGCTCAACGACTGTGATCCCTTTCAAAGCATTCTGGGAAACGACAAGGGCTTGGCTGCCTGGCGCCGTCAGCAGCTGATTGCCATCGGCGGCCCGGCCATGTTGCAACGGCATCGGGGCGAGCAGCGCATCCGGGAGTACTTCAGCAGTGGCCAGACGATTGCCATTGAGCCGGCACAGAGTGCGCCCAGTCGACAGGAGGCCAAGATCTGGCTGAAGGCCAGggagctgctgcggcagcgcgAAGAGCCAGAGCGAGGCAACGACGTCGACAGTCCGATCAAGGTCAAGCGCCAGAAGATCACAATGATGCTGCAGAACGATGAAGGCGCAGCTGACAGCGAGGAGGATGGGGACTGTACCCTCAGCCTCACACCAATGTcccaggcaaaggcaaaagcaacgcCAAAAAGCAGTAAGGGTCCCGCGCAGACCAAACTCAACTTTAGGGCATCCCTGGACGAAACAGCGGAAccgcagcagggcagcagtcAGGCCAGTGACCAGAGCAGCGTCTCAAGCAGTGCCGCACAGGCGGAACTGGACCGCACCTCCTTCCTGCGACAGCTGGACCAGCCGGGCCACCACCAAGAGGGGCAACACGAGCTCAGCTTCGGCCTGAGCCACGCGACGCTGGACAACACGTTTGGCTTCAAGGTGAATCTGGAGAACCTGCAGCAGGCCAAGGCGGATATTGAGTGCAACTACTTGACCATAATGACGCTGGAGGTGTTTGTGTCGACGCGAGGCGAGCTGCAACCCGATCCGATGCACGACGAGATCCGTTGCCTGTTCTATGCCATTGAGCACAGCCTGCCGCATGCGGATGCGGCTGGGTCGCTGCCCAGCAAGGCCTGTGGCTACATTATGGTCAATCATGCCCAGGATCTGCTCAGCGAGGGACTGATCCATGGCCTGGACAAGGACATTGAAGTTCAGGTGGTAGCctctgaggcagaggcaatgGAGGCTCTGTTGGCCTTGTGTGCCCGCTGGGACGCGGACATCTATGCCGGCTACGAGATCGAGATGGCCTCCTGGGGCTATGTGATCGACCGGGCCAAGCATCTGTGCTTCAACATAGCCCCCCTGCTGTCCCGCGTGCCGACGCAGAAGGTGCGCGACTTTGTCGACGAGGATCGGGAACAGTTCACCGATCTGGATGTGGAGATGAAGCTCTGCGGCCGCATCCTGCTGGACGTGTGGCGGCTGATGCGCTCCGAGATTGCTCTCACCTCGTACACCTTCGAGAACGTAATGTACCACATCCTGCACAAGCGCTGCCCCTGGCACACCCCCAAGACGCTCACCGAGTGGTTCGACTCGCCCTGCACCCGCTGGATCGTGCTGGAGTACCATCTGGAGCGAGTCCGGGGCACTCTGGCGCTGCTCGATCAGCTGGATCTGCTGGGACGCACCAGCGAGATGGCCAAGCTCATTGGCATCCAGTTCTACGAGGTTCTGTCGCGAGGCTCCCAGTTTCGAGTCGAGAGCATGATGCTCAG AATTGCCAAGCCCAAGAACGTGGTGCCACTGTCGCCCAGCGTCCAGCAGCGCGCGCACATGAGGGCGCCCGAGTACCTGGCGTTAATCCTGGAGCCGCAGTCCCGCTTCTACGCCGATCCCCTGATTGTGCTTGACTTTCAGAGTCTCTACCCCAGCATGATTATTGCGTACAACTATTGCTTCTCCACCTGCCTGGGCCGGGTGGAGCATCTGGGGAGTAGCTCCCCCTTCGAGTTCGGAGCCTCACAGCTGCGCGTGTCGCGCCAAATGCTGCAGAAACTGCTGGAGCACGATCTGGTCACGGTGTCGCCGTGCGGCGTGGTGTTTGTCAAGCGTGAGGTGAGGGAGGGCATCCTGCCGCGCATGTTAACCGAGATTCTGGACACGCGCCTGATGGTCAAGCAGTCGATGAAGCTGCACAAGGAAAACTCTGCCCTCCAGCGGATTCTGCACTCCCGTCAGCTGGGACTGAAGCTGATGGCCAACGTGACCTACGGCTATACGGCGGCCAACTTCAGCGGACGCATGCCGGCCGTGGAGGTGGGCGACTCTGTCGTTGCCAAGGGCCGCGAGACTCTGGAGCGTGCCATAAAGCTGGTGGAGGCCAACGAGGAGTGGAAGGTGCGCGTGGTATACGGCGACACGGACTCGATGTTTGTCCTGGTGCCGGGCCGCGATCGGGCGGAGGCATTCCGGATAGGCGAGGAGATAGCCCAGGCCGTCACCGAGATGAGTCCCCAGCCAGTGAAGCTAAAGCTGGAGAAGGTCTACCagccctgcctgctgcagacCAAGAAGCGCTACGTCGGCTACATGTACGAGACGGCCGACCAGGTGCAGCCCGTCTACGAGGCCAAGGGCATTGAGACGGTGCGTCGGGATGGCTGCCCGGCAGTGGCCAAGATGCTGGAGAAGGTGCTGCGTCTGCTCTTTGAGACGGCGGACGTTAGCCAGGTGAAGCAGTACGTCTGTCGCCAGTTCACCAAACTGCTCTCCGGACGGGCCAACCTGCAGGATCTCATCTTTGCCAAGGAGTTTCGCGGACTCAATGGCTACAAGCCCACGGCCTGTGTGCCGGCCCTGCAGCTAACGCG CAAGTGGATGCAGAAGGATCCCAGGCGCATACCGCGTCGGGGCGAGCGTGTACCCTTCATTATCATCAATGGGCCACCAGGCGTGCAGCTCATCCGTCTGGTGCGCAGTCCCCACGACATTCTGGCCAACGAGGGCCACAAGATCAATGCCATCTACTACATCACCAAGGCCATTATTCCGCCCCTGaaccgctgcctgctgctggtgggtgcCGATGTCAACGATTGGTTCACCAGCCTGCCGCGCAAGCTGCTCATGATGCCCGCCCTAGCCACGGCCAATGAgttggccagcggcagaggcgcCAAGTCCACCATCTCCCAGTATTTCTCCACCACCAGCTGTGTGATTGATTGCGGCCGCCAGACCAAGGCTGGCATTTGTACCGAATGCCTGCGGAACGCTACCAAATGTGTTGTTATGCTGGCGGACAAGGTGGCCCGCCTGGAGCGTGGCCATCAGCTAACGCAGCAAATCTGCCAGTCCTGCTGCGGGCGTGCTGGCAGTCTGCAGTGCGACTCCCTCGACTGTCCCGTGCGATATGTGCTGGAGGTGAAGCGTCGCGATCTGCAGCAGATTGGACACATTCGCAGGCTGCTCGAGGAGAATTTCTAA
- the LOC117891823 gene encoding DNA polymerase zeta catalytic subunit isoform X3, translated as MLPVVREEDLELLEVLQQLEEQSANESRIDLDSSLAPLSQQHKHFELTPELLDKETAAAAVGPHQASDEDSDSEEETNPGSRHDFSTALDGIDELLLKLTQSQPAEKGQTELEPTPKLPQIDGTDDLQRTPKKLRGKAKATATESPPKTPTTPKRDSQLRSPRTPKSSAAKKYAPLPLTIGSSSTKKNDVAATGKSTNPRLSLQLDQRPKGSQGPELSLRKKLAMTELRRKSVEESSNSFVLLQNDSTPRRSTRRLTRNLDKTHLICSLTPREKTPKLTDLFETALDAEEEQKKPRHSARHQAEKASPLATETSKGRAQKSQRNGSEEVNIVTPAKKSSRKMPKSTRKDIHLEEAQTESVPEATPSGVSNLPASDDEAIESDTERDQLLTKLRKTPNLRRLRRSFRSEVLTKQHEATPTTVSPAPDEGQTTPQLSPRSNESQTPELMKSFYEHSLIINSPSLFSDHMDSPQCSPDFAPAPLKADSFVIAPLELPPTYDEVVRGCHKLDIHEHEFQQPFYSNPGDVSKVTEVGFLVLHIPGNKLNDCDPFQSILGNDKGLAAWRRQQLIAIGGPAMLQRHRGEQRIREYFSSGQTIAIEPAQSAPSRQEAKIWLKARELLRQREEPERGNDVDSPIKVKRQKITMMLQNDEGAADSEEDGDCTLSLTPMSQAKAKATPKSSKGPAQTKLNFRASLDETAEPQQGSSQASDQSSVSSSAAQAELDRTSFLRQLDQPGHHQEGQHELSFGLSHATLDNTFGFKVNLENLQQAKADIECNYLTIMTLEVFVSTRGELQPDPMHDEIRCLFYAIEHSLPHADAAGSLPSKACGYIMVNHAQDLLSEGLIHGLDKDIEVQVVASEAEAMEALLALCARWDADIYAGYEIEMASWGYVIDRAKHLCFNIAPLLSRVPTQKVRDFVDEDREQFTDLDVEMKLCGRILLDVWRLMRSEIALTSYTFENVMYHILHKRCPWHTPKTLTEWFDSPCTRWIVLEYHLERVRGTLALLDQLDLLGRTSEMAKLIGIQFYEVLSRGSQFRVESMMLRIAKPKNVVPLSPSVQQRAHMRAPEYLALILEPQSRFYADPLIVLDFQSLYPSMIIAYNYCFSTCLGRVEHLGSSSPFEFGASQLRVSRQMLQKLLEHDLVTVSPCGVVFVKREVREGILPRMLTEILDTRLMVKQSMKLHKENSALQRILHSRQLGLKLMANVTYGYTAANFSGRMPAVEVGDSVVAKGRETLERAIKLVEANEEWKVRVVYGDTDSMFVLVPGRDRAEAFRIGEEIAQAVTEMSPQPVKLKLEKVYQPCLLQTKKRYVGYMYETADQVQPVYEAKGIETVRRDGCPAVAKMLEKVLRLLFETADVSQVKQYVCRQFTKLLSGRANLQDLIFAKEFRGLNGYKPTACVPALQLTRKWMQKDPRRIPRRGERVPFIIINGPPGVQLIRLVRSPHDILANEGHKINAIYYITKAIIPPLNRCLLLVGADVNDWFTSLPRKLLMMPALATANELASGRGAKSTISQYFSTTSCVIDCGRQTKAGICTECLRNATKCVVMLADKVARLERGHQLTQQICQSCCGRAGSLQCDSLDCPVRYVLEVKRRDLQQIGHIRRLLEENF; from the exons ATGCTACCTGTAG TAAGGGAAGAAGACCTGGAACTGCTGGAggtcctgcagcagctggaggagcagagtGCCAATGAGTCGCGCATCGATTTGGACAGCTCGTTGGCGCCCCTGTCGCAGCAACACAAGCACT TTGAACTAACTCCAGAGCTGCTGGACAAGgagacggcagcagcggctgtcGGTCCGCATCAGGCGTCCGATGAAGACTCTGATTCTGAGGAGGAAACAAACCCTGGGAGCAGGCATGACTTCTCCACCGCCCTGGATGGTATCGATGAGCTGTTGCTTAAGCTAACACAAAGCCAACCTGCTGAGAAAGGGCAGACGGAGCTAGAACCCACACCGAAGCTGCCGCAGATCGATGGCACGGATGATCTCCAGCGCACACCGAAAAAGTTGAGAGGCAAGGCAAAGGCGACGGCGACCGAGAGTCCGCCCAAGACACCCACCACACCCAAAAGGGACAGCCAGTTGAGGTCTCCACGCACACCCAAGTCCAGTGCGGCCAAGAAATATGCTCCACTGCCTCTCACcatcggcagcagctccacgaaGA AAAAtgatgtggcagccacagggAAATCCACGAATCCCAGACTTAGTCTGCAGCTCGATCAACGACCCAAGGGTAGCCAAGG GCCCGAGCTGTCGCTGCGCAAGAAGCTGGCCATGACGGAGCTGCGCCGCAAAAGTGTCGAGGAGTCGTCAAACAGCTTCGTCCTGTTGCAGAATGA CTCCACTCCACGGCGCAGTACCAGGAGACTTACCCGCAATCTGGACAAGACTCATCTCATCTGCTCCCTGACGCCGCGAGAGAAAACTCCCAAACTCACGGACCTGTTCGAAACAGCTTTGGATGCTgaggaagagcagaaaaagcCACGTCACAGTGCGCGTCATCAGGCTGAGAAAGCGAGTCCTTTGGCAACGGAGACCAGTAAAGGCAGAGCCCAAAAGTCACAGAGAAATGGCTCGGAAGAGGTGAACATAGTTACGCCAGCTAAGAAAAGCAGCCGAAAAATGCCTAAAAGTACTCGAAAGGATATTCATTTAGAAGAAGCCCAAACAGAGTCTGTTCCGGAAGCCACTCCCAGCGGGGTGAGCAATCTGCCAGCTAGCGATGATGAGGCGATCGAGTCCGATACTGAACGCGATCAATTGCTAACCAAACTGCGTAAGACTCCGAATCTGAGACGCTTGCGAAGGAGTTTCCGCTCGGAGGTGTTGACCAAACAGCACGAGGCGACGCCAACCACAGTCAGTCCTGCTCCAGACGAGGGACAGACCACGCCACAGCTGAGTCCCAGGAGCAACGAGAGCCAGACACCCGAGCTAATGAAGAGCTTCTATGAGCACTCACTGATCATCAATAGTCCGTCGTTATTTAGTGATCACATGGACAGTCCCCAGTGCTCTCCTGATTTTGCACCTGCCCCTCTGAAGGCTGATTCGTTTGTCATTGCACCCTTGGAGCTGCCACCGACCTACGATGAGGTGGTTCGCGGCTGCCATAAGCTGGACATACACGAACACGAATTCCAGCAGCCCTTCTACAGCAATCCGGGCGATGTGAGCAAGGTAACCGAGGTGGGATTCCTGGTCCTGCATATTCCCGGCAACAAGCTCAACGACTGTGATCCCTTTCAAAGCATTCTGGGAAACGACAAGGGCTTGGCTGCCTGGCGCCGTCAGCAGCTGATTGCCATCGGCGGCCCGGCCATGTTGCAACGGCATCGGGGCGAGCAGCGCATCCGGGAGTACTTCAGCAGTGGCCAGACGATTGCCATTGAGCCGGCACAGAGTGCGCCCAGTCGACAGGAGGCCAAGATCTGGCTGAAGGCCAGggagctgctgcggcagcgcgAAGAGCCAGAGCGAGGCAACGACGTCGACAGTCCGATCAAGGTCAAGCGCCAGAAGATCACAATGATGCTGCAGAACGATGAAGGCGCAGCTGACAGCGAGGAGGATGGGGACTGTACCCTCAGCCTCACACCAATGTcccaggcaaaggcaaaagcaacgcCAAAAAGCAGTAAGGGTCCCGCGCAGACCAAACTCAACTTTAGGGCATCCCTGGACGAAACAGCGGAAccgcagcagggcagcagtcAGGCCAGTGACCAGAGCAGCGTCTCAAGCAGTGCCGCACAGGCGGAACTGGACCGCACCTCCTTCCTGCGACAGCTGGACCAGCCGGGCCACCACCAAGAGGGGCAACACGAGCTCAGCTTCGGCCTGAGCCACGCGACGCTGGACAACACGTTTGGCTTCAAGGTGAATCTGGAGAACCTGCAGCAGGCCAAGGCGGATATTGAGTGCAACTACTTGACCATAATGACGCTGGAGGTGTTTGTGTCGACGCGAGGCGAGCTGCAACCCGATCCGATGCACGACGAGATCCGTTGCCTGTTCTATGCCATTGAGCACAGCCTGCCGCATGCGGATGCGGCTGGGTCGCTGCCCAGCAAGGCCTGTGGCTACATTATGGTCAATCATGCCCAGGATCTGCTCAGCGAGGGACTGATCCATGGCCTGGACAAGGACATTGAAGTTCAGGTGGTAGCctctgaggcagaggcaatgGAGGCTCTGTTGGCCTTGTGTGCCCGCTGGGACGCGGACATCTATGCCGGCTACGAGATCGAGATGGCCTCCTGGGGCTATGTGATCGACCGGGCCAAGCATCTGTGCTTCAACATAGCCCCCCTGCTGTCCCGCGTGCCGACGCAGAAGGTGCGCGACTTTGTCGACGAGGATCGGGAACAGTTCACCGATCTGGATGTGGAGATGAAGCTCTGCGGCCGCATCCTGCTGGACGTGTGGCGGCTGATGCGCTCCGAGATTGCTCTCACCTCGTACACCTTCGAGAACGTAATGTACCACATCCTGCACAAGCGCTGCCCCTGGCACACCCCCAAGACGCTCACCGAGTGGTTCGACTCGCCCTGCACCCGCTGGATCGTGCTGGAGTACCATCTGGAGCGAGTCCGGGGCACTCTGGCGCTGCTCGATCAGCTGGATCTGCTGGGACGCACCAGCGAGATGGCCAAGCTCATTGGCATCCAGTTCTACGAGGTTCTGTCGCGAGGCTCCCAGTTTCGAGTCGAGAGCATGATGCTCAG AATTGCCAAGCCCAAGAACGTGGTGCCACTGTCGCCCAGCGTCCAGCAGCGCGCGCACATGAGGGCGCCCGAGTACCTGGCGTTAATCCTGGAGCCGCAGTCCCGCTTCTACGCCGATCCCCTGATTGTGCTTGACTTTCAGAGTCTCTACCCCAGCATGATTATTGCGTACAACTATTGCTTCTCCACCTGCCTGGGCCGGGTGGAGCATCTGGGGAGTAGCTCCCCCTTCGAGTTCGGAGCCTCACAGCTGCGCGTGTCGCGCCAAATGCTGCAGAAACTGCTGGAGCACGATCTGGTCACGGTGTCGCCGTGCGGCGTGGTGTTTGTCAAGCGTGAGGTGAGGGAGGGCATCCTGCCGCGCATGTTAACCGAGATTCTGGACACGCGCCTGATGGTCAAGCAGTCGATGAAGCTGCACAAGGAAAACTCTGCCCTCCAGCGGATTCTGCACTCCCGTCAGCTGGGACTGAAGCTGATGGCCAACGTGACCTACGGCTATACGGCGGCCAACTTCAGCGGACGCATGCCGGCCGTGGAGGTGGGCGACTCTGTCGTTGCCAAGGGCCGCGAGACTCTGGAGCGTGCCATAAAGCTGGTGGAGGCCAACGAGGAGTGGAAGGTGCGCGTGGTATACGGCGACACGGACTCGATGTTTGTCCTGGTGCCGGGCCGCGATCGGGCGGAGGCATTCCGGATAGGCGAGGAGATAGCCCAGGCCGTCACCGAGATGAGTCCCCAGCCAGTGAAGCTAAAGCTGGAGAAGGTCTACCagccctgcctgctgcagacCAAGAAGCGCTACGTCGGCTACATGTACGAGACGGCCGACCAGGTGCAGCCCGTCTACGAGGCCAAGGGCATTGAGACGGTGCGTCGGGATGGCTGCCCGGCAGTGGCCAAGATGCTGGAGAAGGTGCTGCGTCTGCTCTTTGAGACGGCGGACGTTAGCCAGGTGAAGCAGTACGTCTGTCGCCAGTTCACCAAACTGCTCTCCGGACGGGCCAACCTGCAGGATCTCATCTTTGCCAAGGAGTTTCGCGGACTCAATGGCTACAAGCCCACGGCCTGTGTGCCGGCCCTGCAGCTAACGCG CAAGTGGATGCAGAAGGATCCCAGGCGCATACCGCGTCGGGGCGAGCGTGTACCCTTCATTATCATCAATGGGCCACCAGGCGTGCAGCTCATCCGTCTGGTGCGCAGTCCCCACGACATTCTGGCCAACGAGGGCCACAAGATCAATGCCATCTACTACATCACCAAGGCCATTATTCCGCCCCTGaaccgctgcctgctgctggtgggtgcCGATGTCAACGATTGGTTCACCAGCCTGCCGCGCAAGCTGCTCATGATGCCCGCCCTAGCCACGGCCAATGAgttggccagcggcagaggcgcCAAGTCCACCATCTCCCAGTATTTCTCCACCACCAGCTGTGTGATTGATTGCGGCCGCCAGACCAAGGCTGGCATTTGTACCGAATGCCTGCGGAACGCTACCAAATGTGTTGTTATGCTGGCGGACAAGGTGGCCCGCCTGGAGCGTGGCCATCAGCTAACGCAGCAAATCTGCCAGTCCTGCTGCGGGCGTGCTGGCAGTCTGCAGTGCGACTCCCTCGACTGTCCCGTGCGATATGTGCTGGAGGTGAAGCGTCGCGATCTGCAGCAGATTGGACACATTCGCAGGCTGCTCGAGGAGAATTTCTAA